The Prionailurus viverrinus isolate Anna chromosome B2, UM_Priviv_1.0, whole genome shotgun sequence genome contains the following window.
ATTTACAGATCTGGAAATCGACTTGTCTCTGGTGACGTGAACTTCGAACGTGGTTGGGTCTTTTTCCCTAGGGCGCAACTTAAACAAGGCATGGGGTCCTCCGAAATACAGCGGTTTCAGGGCTCACCCCCAGCACGATCTCTGGACCCGAATGGAGATCACTCATTTAATAATCCCTTCAACCTCTGTGAAATACTGCAGGTGGCGACTTCCTGAGATGGAAACTTCTCTACCACCAGCCGCCCGCCCCTCCCGGGCGCAGGCTGCCCCCCTTTTCCGGGCAGGAACCGCGGAGACAATGCCCTGGCAGGCCCCCTAGCGTTCTCGCGGCCAGCCCCGCCAggtcggccggccggccggccgggacgCGGCCCGCACGCCTCCCCAGCGGAGAGCCCAAGCGCCGGCCCGCGCGGCCCGGGAGCGCGCCGCCCCTCCGCCCGCCACCGGGGCGACCCCTcgcggccccgccccaccccggccCGGGCTCCCCGCGGAGGCGCCCGGCTGCCCCGGctgccccgcctcccccacccgcGCGCGCCAACTCCCAGCTCGCGGCCCTGATTGGCCGCCGCATTCCCGCTTTCCTTCCCGAACCGCCATTTTGAAAATCTTGTTGATTCGGGGGAGCCGAGAGCGCGGCGCGAGCGTCACGCCAGAGAGCGGCCCGCGCGCCTCCTCCTCGGCGCTCGCCGCCGCCTCCCGGAGCCTCTTCGTGCCTTCGCGCGCCAGGCCCGCGGCGGCCGGCACCGGCGGTGAGGGCTGCGTCGGGGCAGAGGAGGCCGAGAGGGCGCCGCGGGCCCGCCCGCACCGCCGCGGCCATTTGGACGgcggcctggggcggggggaggggacgcggggcggccggcggcggcggcggcggcggcggcgcgggccggCGCGagcgggcggggggcggcgcgGGCCCGGCGGAGGGAGGGGCGGCTCGGCGCCCGCGGTTTCCCGCCTCGGGAATGCCCGCAGCCGGAGGGAAGCCGTCCCCGGGGGAGTAAGCGCTGCTGTCCCGGCCGCGGGAGGAGGCAACTTTGAGGTCGGGTTTCCCGCGGCCCCCGGCGTCCTGGGGCCGTGAAGGGTCGGGCAGGTCTCGGTGGCCGCCCCGTCCCTGCCGCCGGGGCCGAGGGGACCGAGACGTGTGGCTTTCTGCCCGCCCGCAGGTCGACAGCATGTCCTCCTCGGGCCCagctgcagagggagagggaacccCCGCCCAGCCCGCGTCCGAGAAAGAGCCCGAAATGCCCGGCCCGAGAGAGGAAAGTGAAGAGGAGGAcgaggacgacgaggaggaggaagaggaggaggaggaagaaaaaggtggGAGAAAGTCGCGTCTCTGGTGATGGATTTCTCAGAAAACcgttttcttgcttcctttttttgcGCCTGGAGACGCTGAATCGGAGGGATCTCTGGCGAGAATGTTGGCGAGATTTATCCCTTTTTGGTGTTGAGCAGTGGCAGAGAATTGGTGAATTCCGGTTGGTAGAAAATAGCTGTTAGCGTTGTTATTTACGCATTTGGGAGTTGCGGTTGACTTGTGGCCAGCAATCTGCGTTCGTAACGTTTTCGTCATTTGACAGGACGTTTCTAAGTTTCAGATCTGTTTTTAAGACTTGTTTGTTGGCTTTTGAAGTCGCTAGGgttgctgtttttaatttcatcttctgCTAATTTAAGTACAGGTGTTTTGCCTTTTGAAGTTCTTGCGAGGTCTTTCCTGAAACCACACATGCAGACGTGAAGACGTTATTCATGCTAGTCCTGGAGATATTTTGACAACTTCTCATGCATCTGCTGAACTTCAGCAGAGGCCCTTTGCAGAGGCTTGGGGGAGTTCACTCTCACGGGGAAACACCAGTGAAAGCTGTTGCTGCTCGAGAAAGTAGTTAAATAGGAAAGCGGTGAGCTGTGAAAGAGCTCCGAAACTGGTCTCAGTTTTGGAGTTGCAGGAGTGCACTATTAACCATTATTTGCCTGGAGGCCTGAAGCAGGAGGACCTTACCGGATGCGGGACTGATAGAGCATCACTTTCTCCAGCATGCACGGGGCACTACCACTTCCGGGTATGCCAGGTTCCTAAAATGTTTTccagtcacttaaaaaaatctgtatcgcAGTTCTCTTAGCGTCCTTTGATGATATTAGACCAATCCAGGTTTGTTTAATATGTGGCTCCAGCCAAACTTGGGAAGAAGTTTGAAGTGTTCTTTCCAAACCCGGGTTTAAGCGTCCCATTTCTTTTAAGCCTCAACCAGCCCCAGGTCAGCATTTTATACCTACGATCTGGGTTGAGATTACACGGCAtgcctttttgtttgttagaAGTGGTAGGTGCTCTGAGATCGGAGCATTTCCACATTTAAGTACTGAAGCGGttggagaaaattataaattatttttaagctattcacaatacaataactaaaaattGGCTGCAGTATCTCAACTATTAGTCCAAAATTTTCAGAGTGTTTTTACCTccgattttttgtttgttgtttagtCTCTTTTTAAAGACCAAGTTTCTATACCACAGGGATGATGGATTCCtctgtcaggaaaaaaattatagaaatcgTGTAAAAATACTACCTGTGGCTGATAAGCAATGCTTAGGGGCCAGATGATCGTTCAGaatgcgatttttttttttctccagaattaCCCCCAAGGAATTCTGTAGTTGTTCTAATTGattattctgtttccttccttcgaCGTGTTTGTGGAGCAACTAAAATTGTGAAGGTTTTTATCCCAGCTAGCCCTGAAAATTTGATTGTACTCCTGGGGCATCTCAGAAACAGGACAGCGCAGTCTGCCAAAGAAGGGTGGACTTGacttgggtggggaggggctagTATAAAAGATGACTCTTAGGTTTGTGTCTTTGGCAGCTGAGCTGACACTATTACCATTTTCTGGAAAACATAATTCACAAAGGTGAGCAAGTGTGGAGAGGATTCGGAGTTCTGTTTGAGCGCACTGAGTTAGGTGCCTGGAGGACACGAAGTGGAGCTGTCCACTGGCGGCTCTGACAGTTGATGTGAAGCTTAGAAAGCTCTTGACTGGATGCAGATCAGGAGAGCCATTAGCTCATAGATGGTAATCAGAGGCAAGCAAAATGGTTTAAGTCAGTCAGGGTTTCAGCAGCAGGGTAACAGGGATTGCTTTAGAGtgtgttttcttccctctgcacACCATTGCCAGAATATACCTGCCGGAATCTCTTTATCCTTACTCATTTTTTCTGCGCAAATCCTTATGTCTCCAAATCTTTCAAAGCCACCTCCAAATGTTTTGATCGTTTTTGCTTAATCCAAAAATAATTACTGTCTTCAACTCGGAGaacttttatttgtatctttCCTAAGGTGTGTATCACCTTCTCCTTGGAGTATATTTGTGACTAAACACCACCAGTAGACGTGATGTCTTTCAGGATATTCAGTATCTTCATCATCTGTTCATCCCCCCCCCCTTAGTATCTAGAGAGGCTTTGCACAAAACAAGCATtcagctgaatgaatgaaaggacgTTCAGTGATAGAGTGTTCTCTTTTTTATCTGAATTTGTGTCAGTGGGTATAaatcattttagaaatttaagtttaaaggtttaagtttttaagtatatgttatatgtcttttttaatgtttttaaatgtttatgcattttttttaatgtttattttgagagcgagaatgTATGCACaaagagaaagggtgagagagaatcgcaagcaggcccTCTGCTGATGAGCCCTACTTGGGgttcgatcccaggaaccatgagattatgacctgagccaaaatcaagagtcagacgcataaccaactgagccacccaagtgcctctctagcctttttttttttttaaagcagtccaCACCATAAACAGTTTAACTTTTTTTAGAATGATTTATGAccactgttataaacatttactgaactaCAAAATAATGTCCTCCCAGTCAGTTGCAGTAAATGTGAACTTGTAGAATTTTGCCCTATTTATAGCAACATTAGGCTGCTCTACCTTAGCTAAGGTCCTTGTTTTTCTTTCGTCAGCTTGCTGAATTATTGCTTTCTTTGCATGTTTTTTGAAGTTCTTATAATCTCAGCCCAAGCTAGCTATTTGATGATGTACCATAAACTAAATTGCAATCAACAGAATTAGGTCTAATTAAAGAGTCGGCCTTGGTGATAGTTCACAAAGTGACTGGACTTTCATTAGCAATAATTGCAGTGGAATAAAAGttttttgctttctgatttttttttttaaaactggatcCCTTTGTGACTTGCCAGGCAAATAAAATGTTACtctaaaaaaaagatttcagtgaTGTTGTTAACTTACTATTTTTCATCTCTCATTTGCTTCTCAAAACCATGCTCAGGAGAAGAGTAAAGTATTAGAGATTTCTGCAGTTTTTCCTTATATGTTTATCCAATAAAATTAATATGTTCTTTAAGCTTCTGGTTATTTAAGAAGTATTAAATTAATTTCTAGAAAAGAGTCTGATCGTGGAAggcaagagggaaaagaaaaaagtggagaGATTGACCATGCAAGTCTCTTCCTTACAGAGAGagccatttacaattgcacaaggtaagtttattctgttcttttcactttacactaaaaatgtttaaatatcaaACTTATGGTCAGCAGTACTCAGTTTTTAGTGTTTACTAAGTAGTTATATATTAATGGTATAATTTCATTTCGTTTGCCCTATTGAGCAAAAGCTATAAATAAATTATGCTGTAAAAATAACCATCATTAAAATAACTGTAAATCTATTAACACATAATAGTGCTTAACTTTAATTATTACGGTGTGTTTTTTCCTAGGAAAAGGACAGAAACTTTGTGAAATTGAAAGGATACATTTCTTCctgagtaaaaagaaaacagatgaacttagAAATCTACATAAACTACTTTACAACAGACCTGGCACAGTTAAGAccttttttatgtctttaatctagtaacatatttatgtatttgtgcaATAGAAGCATATAATTTTAGTTCTGGAAAGGACTTCAGCAATCAACTAGTTCAGTTTCTGTACCATACAAATGAACAAACtgaaacacacatttattaaatgatttatCACAGAATACATAGTTGGATATTAGCAGTTAGGATTGTAATATCCaggctttgtagtatagtttttatgccaaactgaattttttttaattgtggtgatTTTAGTGATCTTTAAATGTAttagaagaaatttattttgggaAGGTTTCCAGCTATTcagaaaaaatgataaagtatAATTGTATCTCATTTTGAGCAAATATCTGATAAATTAGGTGGTAATTCTTTGGGGATTTGTTAAAACAAATCTATTTCATATAATTGAGGAAACTTTGGGTTTTGCAAGGACAAAGTGAAGTTTGATGTTAGAATCTTGtgtgttatctcatttgatctcaCTACAATCTAATTTACTCAAGTCTCATTACTGTTAAATCGTATAACTTTTGGATATTGGAGGTCTTctgttcttttcaaaaaataaaatccatgactCTCtcatataagaaataaatattactaGTAATGTGTATTACTTGGGGAAAGGATCTTTTTTTAAGAAGTGACTTTCCACATCCCCTAATACTGTCAGATAACATTTAGTTGTAGTTCTCTAATTGTCAGTAAAAATTCCCAGATGGAAATTTGTTCAattcaaattgttatttttaaagaattaaatttttaagcCTTTTATAACGTTAATATTTGAGTGACAAATACTATTTTCCGTTGTGAGTTAAGAAATGTTGAATAAACCAATACTATAACTGGGAAACagatttgaaaatacaaatgttgGCTTTGAATTTTTCTTATGTACATTACTGGGTAATAAATAGCattaataataaaggaaacattttcaggTGTCCTCATTAAAGAAGAATGTGGGTCAGTTCAGTGGCTTTCCATTTGAAAAAGGAAGTGTCcaatataaaaagaaggaagaaatgttgaaaaagtaagttatttttacatgtattgtGTTTTGATCAatgtattttgagttaatttttaaacatttaaataagaccATCCAAACATTTTTAGTGGACTgctaattttttgcttttaatgccaAGATCTTAACATTCTTTGTTAAGATCTTGGGATCTTTGTTAACTTGGGATATTCATTAGTTTCCCATAAGTAGTTACTGTTAAGATTATTGAAAACTCACATAAAAAATGCTTCTATTTCTTAGAAGCATACGCAAATAAGTCATTCAGACAGTTCAAAATTCAAGTCTTGGGAATAGAGTGAAAAATCCACCACCCTCCTTTATCTCCTGCCAGCCTTTCTGTTCCCCCAACTTGTAGGTACCATTTaaactattttgaaaacaatCAATTTGATGAAAATGTGTTCTTTACCACAATGCAAGCAAGATGATATATTCTTAAGAGCTTTTGTTTATTAAATcctttatagtttaaaaatagtaaataatagaGATGATTGTTCCTTCATCACAGTAGGAGTGCTGAGGGGAAAATCTAGTATTTAATACTATGTTTGGCTCCATAGCTCAGGGGTTAGAGCACTGGTCTTATAATCACCAACCAGAAAAATTAAGTCCATGAATTTTATAGTATTGAAAACTTCTTACGTTATTTTCTAGTGAATTGACTTAGTTTATTCCTTTACTACCTTTAAAACTTAattagtaggggcacctgggtggctcattcggttaagtgtcccaactcttgatttcatctcagatcatgaactcctggttcatgggtttgagccctgagttgggctctgcactggtatcTCGGAGCCTACTTGaggctctcttctctccctctctctgtctctgcccctcccctgcttgcaagcacgtgctcattctctctgtctcttaatatataaactttaaaggggtgcctgggtggctcagccagttaagcatctgacttcagctcaggtcatgatctcacagtttgtcgttcaagccccatgtcaggctctgtgctgacagctcggagcctggaacctgcttcagattctgtgtctcctctctctgcccctccccccgctcatgctctgtctctctctgtttctcaaaaataaatagaaatgtttaaaaaaaaagttttttttaatttaaaaagcttaACTGGTAAATAGtgtttttcaatttattaataATCCTATCTGGttgtattttatacattaatCAAGATTATTAGGAAAgtgctttttattgttttctggaaAGTACTTCTCATATTCAGAGAAACattagaagcttttttttttttaaagggaggacttatttttaacttatttattttgatagagagcacgggaggggcagacagaatgagagagaatcccaagcagtgtccgtactgtcagtgcagatatcaggaccatgagatcatgacctgagctgaagtcaagagtcagatgcttaaccaactgagccacccaggtgcccctgggttggATGcccttttgtggttttttttggtttgtttgtttgtttgtttgtttgtttttagtgtttgagagagagcataagtgggtgagagacagagagagagggagacagaatctgaagcaggctccacgctctgagctgtcagcacagggccagatggtggggcttgaacccacaaccgtaagatcatgacgggagctgaagtctgacttgactgactgagccacccaggcgcctaccccctgcccccatgctttttttaatgtttgtaccTGAGTGACTCTGGTTAGCTATTGCCTTTATGTTGTGGAGAATGTTTATAAACTTTGCTACATAACAAacttggtttctttcattttctgttttaggtTTAGAAATGCCATGTTAAAGAGCATCTGCGAGGTTCTTGATTTGGAGAGATCAGGTGTAAATAGCGAACTGGTGAAGAGGATCTTGAATTTCTTAATGCATCCAAAGCCTTCTGGCAAAGTGAGGACCAATTTTTACTATTTCAGTAATGAATCAGTTATAGtctgtccttcctttctctttttatggaaCAGTTTAGTTTGTTAGCAGCATTGCTTCTCAACATTCAGTAGTGTCTTCTGCTTTCAAAGAACATGCACCAGTTTCATGATAGAAATAGCATAGGAGGCATATAGATTTGTCTTCTTATCAGATACAGAAGAtagaagattaagaaaaataattattaactaaGTTAATGTCAAATGGACAGAAATACAAACTTAAGTATTCAGGGTTTTATATCTAGAAGGAACTGGAAGAACAGAAACAGGTTGAATTGAGGGTGAGGTGTTAGGCTGGATGGGGAACGTATGCAACCTTCAACCAGGTGAGGAAAGATAAGATGGGCATATAGAACTGGGTATTTTCTAGACACTGGAATAATGGTTGGAAGTAAAATGGCCTTATACTTTCCCCCACTCTTCCTAAAATTCAGATTAGGTTTGCCTTAATTGTTTAACATAGGACTCGTTAACTGACTTCAAATGTCTATTAAAGTATTACTTACCTGACTTTGCACTTTCAGTTTAAGTctgtcagtaaatattttcataatcttCCTCATTTTGTTAGCAAAGAAACTGCGGAAAATTCTAGAGGACCTAGGAGTTCAGGGGAAAACCATcggtgagggaggggagagggcataAGGATTAGGAACCAGAAAATAGCTCTGgaactttggttttatttgctcttgGTATGATTTACCATTAgctggagaaagacagataaagaatatttttgtcaTATAGCTATAAATCCAAGGGctatggtggggttttttttgatttggttttggggttttttaatatgttttgagtTTGCTTAAAAATGAGAGATTCCctatttcttaaacttttacTATGGACAGACCTGTACTTCTTAAGAATTTCatgtgacaggggcgcctgggtggcgcagtcggttaagcatccgacttcagccaggtcacgatctcgcgctccgtgagttcgagccccgcgtcgggctctgggctgatggctcagagcctggagcctgtttccgattctgtgtctccctctctctctgcccctcccccgttcatgctctgtctctctctgtcccaaaaataaataaatgttgaaaaaaaaattaaaaaaaaaaaaaaaaagaatttcatgtgACAAATTGAATACCATTTTCCCAGAAGCCATTCAGAAGTTGTTTAGGTTTTGAGGGATATGTTTACATTCTTTTAATCAGTGATTTTGAATGTGTTGGTTTTAAGACCCAAATATcctcttaaaaattaatgaggaCTCCAGAAGCTTTTGCTTATGTGGGTTATTTTGATATTTACTATGTTataaagtaaaactgaaaaaattttatttatttttttgaaaaaattttaaataccagtAAGCCCACTACATGTTAACGAAAGTAAtgtattatatgaaaaatatactttcaacaaaactagaagaatggcattgttttgtatttttccaagTCTCTTCATGTCTGTCTTAAAAGACCGCTATATTGTTATTTGCTCTGGATTTCAATCTATCGCACATTGTTTTGCTTGAAGTATGTAAAGAAAATCCAGCCTTACCCAGTATGTAGTTAGAAAAAGAGAgtgtctttaaaaacttttacatAATTATGGATATTCTCTGATAGACCACCAGAACTCCACAGTGGTAGTTTATTAAAGGTTAGTTGTAATGTGGTGTCTGAAACCAACATTCACCAGGTGGAAATTATTGGTTTTTTCAATTgtgcagatcttccaaatgttggcACGTTTCCATTAAACACTGTCAAAAAGTCATTAATTAATAAAATCACTGTCTCATCAGAAAAACCTTTAGGTATTAGGAGGCTGTTAAGTTCATGGTTATGGACGTGAATTTTCCATATGaagttttgaaatttattattgGCAATAAATACcatctgttattttctttaaagtgacAGGCTCACGTTCATTTTGAGAACATGTCTTTTAAATACCTAAGTCTGAAAAGGCATACTTTGACGGTTCTTTTACAAATGGTGTTTCATGAAAAAGGTGGCTGGCTCAGCTCCCAGCTCAATTGTGCAAGTGCTTTTTCTTGAGAAAACCAGTGAAGTTCAGTATGTGGCAAACGTGTTTGAGGTGTACCTCCCATTTTGTTACCCAGATGTCATAAAGTCACGTACTTCGAGGTTGAGAGTTGACATCACTAGTATTTATTGATTCATCAAGGACATTCTaaaatacctttttcttttcacttctagtGTGTGGTTATGAGGAATATAATGACTCCTAGCAGTTTGCTGCCTCTGCCTTGATTAGTACTAAAGTGCCAGTGATTTTACAACCATCTTTGCTTTTGCAGTCAGTACAAATATCAACAcagtgaagagagaaaataatgtcTTGATGttatcatgaaaataattttgatactGTGGGCTTCTAAAAGGGTCTCAGGAAACCCTATGATCCATGAACCGTATTTTGAGAACCACTCTTTCAGTCTTTCTTATGGAATCTAACTCTTGTATCCACTTTCCATATCTGCTTCTGTGATGATTACTTCTTAATCTGTTGATATCAATCTCGAGTTATTTTCTGTACTACctacatttttgtcatttaagAAAAACACTACAAACTCATTAGTAACTAATTTTTGTCCCCATagtaataaaattattgaattaacgttgttttactatcttttttttgtaacttctaGTTACAACTTCTAGTTtgattatttttcagattttgtttccaACAAGTGATGATGCTGTTGACACTGGGTTCTGGTTAAGGTTTAACTGTTTTTAGGACCAGTACAGGAAGgctctaaaatatttatatattgctgcttctttatttatctttggaaGTTGCATTTTCTTGATTGGTTACTTGAACGGTTTAACATTCTTTCACTTTCCTGTGTAGATTATCCTGCACCCATCCAGTCTTCTCCTTTACTAATTCCTTATATAGATTATATTCTTACTGCCTGCATCTGGTTCCTGAACTGAGATAGTAAGGGATACCACACTTTTCTAATATATTTGAGTCCTGGGTTTCATATATTGATTGAATAGGGAGTTTGGACAATCAGAGTCACCTTTTCTCCAGAATTTATCCAAATGGATTTGGTTCCTGGTACTAGCTGGTAATTGTAACAGGTTGCATAACAAGGATATCCATATACGTTCAAGGAAGTTTTTTTGTAGAAACTTACAGAGAACCCCTCTGAGAAATATCAATAGTCtactaacttaatttttttttttaattttttttaatgtgtatttatttttgagagagtgtgatttaggggagaggcagagagagagcga
Protein-coding sequences here:
- the DEK gene encoding protein DEK; translated protein: MSSSGPAAEGEGTPAQPASEKEPEMPGPREESEEEDEDDEEEEEEEEEEKEKSLIVEGKREKKKVERLTMQVSSLQREPFTIAQGKGQKLCEIERIHFFLSKKKTDELRNLHKLLYNRPGTVSSLKKNVGQFSGFPFEKGSVQYKKKEEMLKKFRNAMLKSICEVLDLERSGVNSELVKRILNFLMHPKPSGKPLPKSKKTSSKGNKKERNSSGMARKAKRTKCPEILSDESSSDEDEKKNKEESSDEEDKESEEEPPKKTSKREKPKQKATSKSKKTVKSANVKKADSSTTKKNQNSSKKESESEDSSDDEPLIKKLKKPPTDEELKETVKKLLASANLEEVTMKQICKEVYENYPAYDLTERKDFIKTTVKELIS